In one window of Candidatus Avedoeria danica DNA:
- the tgt gene encoding tRNA guanosine(34) transglycosylase Tgt → MAADAPTPPVFETTWTDGRARVGRLATAHGVIDTPAFVAVGTQATVKSMMPADLTAVGQQAIFCNTYHLFLRPGADVVAAQGGLHRFMGWDGPIMTDSGGFQVFSLGAGLESGVGKLGSIFPGEGGMRRLKAGPSFVRVTDDGVQFTSHLDGSRHFFTPEVSIGLQQQLGADIILAFDECTSPLHDHAYTGAAMHRTHRWAERSLAAHGDGVSPHGDRQLFYGIVQGGWYPDLRAESARFTAALAADGIAIGGSLGQTKADMHAVLDLTVPLLPADKPRHLLGIGEIPDIFAAVARGVDTFDCVAPTRMARNAGLIARDVDGERLPRFRLNLRNARYKNDPRPVDPACPCALCAGFSRAYLHHLFRCDELLAYRLATLHNLTAINRLVAEMRSALVEDRFEALRAGWLGGGQETE, encoded by the coding sequence ATGGCGGCCGACGCGCCGACCCCACCCGTCTTCGAGACGACCTGGACGGATGGCCGCGCCCGCGTCGGCCGTCTCGCCACGGCGCACGGCGTGATCGACACGCCCGCGTTCGTCGCCGTCGGCACGCAGGCGACCGTCAAGTCGATGATGCCCGCCGATCTCACCGCCGTCGGCCAGCAGGCGATCTTCTGCAACACCTACCACCTGTTCCTCCGGCCCGGCGCCGACGTCGTGGCCGCTCAGGGCGGCCTGCACCGGTTCATGGGTTGGGACGGCCCGATCATGACGGACTCGGGCGGCTTCCAGGTCTTCAGCCTCGGCGCCGGCCTCGAGTCGGGCGTCGGCAAGCTCGGCTCGATCTTCCCGGGCGAGGGCGGGATGCGGCGCCTCAAGGCCGGCCCGTCGTTCGTGCGCGTCACGGACGACGGCGTGCAGTTCACAAGCCACCTCGACGGATCGCGCCACTTCTTCACCCCCGAGGTCTCGATCGGCCTCCAGCAGCAGCTCGGCGCCGACATCATCCTGGCCTTCGACGAGTGCACCTCGCCCCTGCACGATCACGCCTACACCGGCGCGGCCATGCACCGCACCCACCGCTGGGCCGAACGGTCGCTGGCCGCGCATGGGGACGGTGTCAGCCCGCATGGCGATCGCCAACTGTTCTACGGGATCGTCCAGGGCGGCTGGTACCCGGACCTGCGTGCCGAGAGCGCCCGCTTCACGGCCGCGCTCGCCGCGGATGGCATCGCCATCGGCGGCTCGCTCGGGCAGACGAAGGCGGACATGCACGCCGTCCTCGACCTCACGGTGCCGCTGCTGCCGGCGGACAAGCCCCGTCACCTTCTCGGCATCGGCGAGATCCCGGACATCTTCGCGGCCGTCGCGCGCGGCGTCGACACCTTCGACTGCGTCGCCCCGACCCGCATGGCGCGCAACGCCGGCCTGATCGCCCGCGACGTGGACGGCGAGCGGCTGCCGCGCTTCCGCCTGAACCTGCGCAACGCCCGCTACAAGAACGATCCGCGGCCCGTCGATCCGGCATGCCCGTGCGCGCTGTGCGCCGGTTTCAGCCGTGCCTATCTCCATCACCTTTTCCGGTGCGATGAGCTGCTGGCCTATCGCTTGGCGACGCTTCACAATCTGACCGCCATCAACCGCCTCGTCGCCGAGATGAGGTCCGCGCTCGTCGAAGACCGATTCGAAGCCCTCCGTGCTGGCTGGCTCGGCGGCGGACAGGAGACCGAATGA
- a CDS encoding ECF transporter S component: MMLRWRSVLARLHDTKILALIASAIVLNFVGGEVIKLARLPVYGDSVGTMLVGLLAGPAIGAIGGVASNLVLGLRDPNMPFFAPVSLVIGALAGVFAQAGFFRAWHGPAARRAPVRTGAAAVFAGLLIGVAAACVATPIAAYVYGGVTGGPTDVLFAVFRSYGLDVWKAVFGQSVVSDPIDKLVTALLALAIVSALPRRTVARFPNGPRLLGDADAVPSVPASADVDGAA, encoded by the coding sequence ATGATGCTGCGTTGGCGTTCCGTGCTCGCCCGGTTGCACGACACGAAGATCCTGGCGCTCATCGCCTCGGCCATCGTCTTGAACTTCGTCGGCGGCGAGGTCATCAAGCTGGCGCGCCTGCCCGTCTACGGCGACAGCGTCGGCACAATGCTCGTCGGGCTGTTGGCCGGACCGGCGATCGGCGCGATCGGCGGCGTCGCCAGCAACCTCGTGCTCGGGCTGCGCGACCCGAACATGCCGTTCTTCGCGCCGGTGTCGCTCGTCATCGGGGCGCTCGCCGGTGTGTTCGCGCAGGCCGGTTTCTTCCGTGCCTGGCACGGCCCGGCCGCCCGGCGCGCACCCGTCCGCACCGGCGCCGCCGCCGTCTTCGCGGGTCTGCTCATCGGCGTCGCCGCCGCGTGCGTGGCCACCCCCATCGCCGCCTACGTCTACGGCGGCGTCACCGGCGGCCCGACGGATGTCCTGTTCGCGGTCTTCCGGTCGTATGGGCTGGACGTCTGGAAGGCCGTCTTCGGCCAAAGCGTCGTCAGCGATCCGATCGACAAGCTCGTGACCGCGCTGCTCGCGCTCGCGATCGTTTCGGCACTGCCGCGCCGCACTGTCGCGCGCTTCCCGAACGGCCCCCGCCTCCTCGGCGACGCCGATGCCGTGCCGTCCGTGCCCGCCTCGGCCGACGTCGACGGCGCTGCATAG
- a CDS encoding ATP-binding cassette domain-containing protein produces the protein MNMDIPLSASGVAFRYADAPSSRPPALADIDLAVRAGRMLHLLGANGSGRSTLLAVLAGLAPAATGGTLGGAVRGSDGTALVHADPYLNLSGARDTVRAELAFGLECRRMSRPSMADRVEAALDAFALDSLAHRDPTSLSGGEAARLAIACQWVLDPAVLLVDEVDAQLDAAGAAAVRRHLADRTAAGAGVVWAGARLDMVFAAGPGAGSADAVVLAGGRIVAEGGLDGVAGQVAGHDWGVVARSGPAVGRGATDVSRMDVLSTTALAPDRQADLEVAGLCCAFDGAAAPVLDDITCRAAPGETVAVLGPNGGGKSTLARAITGLHVPAAGIVRIGGRDVGAGGSVGRDGGAGRIGRRDAWRVGPARGVALSVQRPERMLFRQTVADEVAIGLRWCGAAPDVARAAVGASLAACGLADRALDHPHDLQPSERRWLALAAAVALRTPVLVLDEPTAGFDARDLARFARFLSVLRAAGRTVVWVTHDHGLARALADRALMLVAGRVEASGSVVDVIDRWAATHG, from the coding sequence ATGAACATGGACATCCCGCTGTCGGCCAGCGGCGTGGCGTTTCGCTACGCCGACGCTCCATCCTCGCGCCCCCCGGCGCTCGCCGACATCGACCTCGCCGTCCGCGCCGGCCGGATGCTCCACCTCCTCGGCGCGAACGGAAGCGGCCGGAGCACGCTGCTCGCCGTCCTGGCGGGCCTCGCACCCGCTGCGACCGGCGGCACGCTGGGCGGCGCCGTCCGCGGCAGCGACGGCACGGCGCTCGTCCACGCCGACCCCTACCTCAACCTGTCCGGCGCGCGCGATACCGTTCGGGCCGAGCTTGCGTTCGGCCTCGAGTGCCGACGGATGTCCCGCCCGTCGATGGCCGACCGCGTGGAAGCCGCGCTCGACGCGTTCGCCCTCGACTCCCTCGCCCACCGCGACCCGACGTCGCTCTCCGGCGGCGAGGCGGCGCGCCTGGCGATCGCCTGCCAATGGGTGCTCGATCCGGCCGTGCTCCTCGTCGACGAGGTCGACGCCCAGCTCGATGCGGCCGGCGCGGCCGCGGTCCGACGCCATCTGGCGGATCGGACGGCGGCCGGGGCAGGCGTGGTGTGGGCCGGGGCGCGGTTGGACATGGTCTTTGCGGCCGGCCCGGGGGCGGGCTCGGCCGATGCGGTCGTGCTCGCGGGCGGGCGCATCGTGGCGGAGGGCGGGTTGGACGGCGTCGCCGGGCAAGTCGCCGGGCACGATTGGGGCGTCGTGGCGCGGAGCGGGCCGGCGGTCGGTCGTGGCGCGACCGACGTTTCGAGGATGGACGTCTTGTCGACCACGGCGCTTGCGCCGGACCGGCAGGCCGATCTCGAAGTCGCCGGCCTCTGCTGCGCATTCGACGGCGCGGCCGCGCCCGTCCTTGACGACATAACGTGCCGGGCGGCACCCGGCGAGACCGTCGCCGTGCTCGGCCCGAACGGCGGCGGCAAGTCGACGCTGGCGCGGGCGATCACCGGGCTGCACGTGCCCGCGGCCGGGATCGTCCGCATCGGCGGGCGGGATGTCGGGGCGGGCGGGAGCGTGGGACGCGACGGTGGGGCGGGACGCATCGGCAGGCGAGACGCTTGGCGCGTCGGACCGGCGCGCGGCGTGGCCCTGAGCGTGCAGCGGCCGGAGCGGATGCTGTTTCGGCAGACCGTGGCGGATGAAGTCGCCATCGGGTTGAGGTGGTGCGGCGCAGCGCCGGACGTCGCCCGCGCAGCGGTCGGCGCCAGCTTGGCCGCGTGCGGCCTGGCCGACCGCGCCCTCGATCATCCGCACGATCTGCAGCCATCCGAGCGCCGCTGGCTGGCCCTGGCCGCCGCGGTCGCCCTGCGCACACCCGTCCTCGTCCTCGACGAGCCGACGGCCGGCTTCGACGCCCGCGACCTCGCGCGATTCGCCCGATTCCTTTCCGTTCTGCGCGCGGCAGGTCGCACCGTGGTCTGGGTCACGCACGACCACGGCCTCGCCCGCGCGTTGGCCGACCGCGCCCTCATGCTCGTCGCCGGCCGCGTCGAGGCGAGCGGGTCGGTCGTGGACGTGATCGACCGCTGGGCCGCGACGCATGGCTGA
- a CDS encoding SAM-dependent methyltransferase, with product MADAPPSLPSLPSLSPRLAAIAAHVPPHTRLADIGTDHATLPVVLARSHHVAFAVAIDLRPGAVALANRIVARHGVADRVAVRCGDGLSALRADEADVVVVSGLGGSTIVRILAAEPAALDTVRRVIVAPQSATWRVRRWLLTNGWAIVAEDLVRDGAHDYEVVVTERGDPRAAYRWPGRSSPLRPASLLWLGPLLARAAEGHWQARWRQAADAHDALAVRTAASGSVGAIKAAARHRRRAARIRRAVDAAEGAAVRAAERGDKRAANVG from the coding sequence ATGGCTGACGCCCCCCCGTCCCTCCCGTCCCTCCCGTCCCTCTCGCCCCGCCTCGCCGCGATCGCCGCCCACGTCCCGCCGCACACCCGCCTGGCCGACATCGGCACCGATCACGCGACGCTGCCTGTCGTCCTCGCGCGTTCGCACCACGTCGCGTTCGCCGTCGCGATCGACCTCCGGCCCGGTGCGGTGGCGCTGGCGAACCGCATCGTCGCCCGCCACGGCGTCGCCGACCGCGTGGCCGTCCGGTGTGGCGACGGCCTGTCGGCTCTTCGCGCGGACGAGGCGGACGTCGTCGTCGTCAGCGGCCTCGGCGGGTCGACGATCGTTCGAATCCTGGCCGCCGAACCGGCGGCGCTGGACACCGTCCGTCGCGTCATCGTCGCGCCGCAGTCCGCGACGTGGCGCGTCCGGCGTTGGCTCTTGACGAACGGCTGGGCGATCGTCGCCGAAGACCTCGTGCGGGACGGCGCGCATGACTATGAGGTCGTCGTCACCGAGCGGGGCGACCCGCGCGCGGCCTACCGTTGGCCGGGGCGGTCGTCGCCGCTGCGTCCGGCGAGCCTGCTGTGGCTCGGGCCGCTGCTGGCGCGGGCGGCCGAGGGGCACTGGCAAGCCCGCTGGCGGCAAGCGGCCGACGCGCACGATGCGCTGGCCGTCCGGACGGCTGCGAGCGGGTCGGTCGGTGCGATCAAGGCGGCGGCCCGGCACCGGCGGCGGGCGGCGCGGATACGCCGGGCGGTCGATGCGGCGGAGGGAGCGGCCGTACGAGCGGCCGAACGTGGCGACAAGCGGGCGGCCAACGTTGGGTGA
- a CDS encoding ATP-dependent Clp protease adaptor ClpS, protein MILHNDDYTTMAFVIHVLQSHFGKTAAEATHVMLQVHHKGSGVAGIYPRDVAETKVEVVTEEARANGMPLLVEAEPDPDGGDDGDDG, encoded by the coding sequence GTGATCCTGCACAATGACGACTACACGACGATGGCGTTCGTCATCCACGTCCTGCAGAGCCACTTCGGAAAGACGGCCGCCGAGGCGACGCACGTCATGCTCCAGGTGCACCACAAGGGCAGCGGTGTGGCCGGCATCTACCCGCGGGACGTCGCTGAGACGAAGGTCGAGGTCGTCACCGAGGAGGCGCGGGCCAACGGGATGCCGCTGCTGGTGGAGGCGGAGCCGGATCCGGACGGGGGAGACGATGGCGATGATGGCTGA
- a CDS encoding AAA family ATPase produces the protein MRINADLEIALSVALTEAARRGHAFAGLEHLLLALLIDDATRGVLASAGADVAALRRRVDGYLEASTDDELPVDPDLADEPRMTVGLRRVLSRAAAHTEGAGKAELGPADVLVALYDEDDSEAAAWLAESGATRLDVVSFLAHGGRRGSGGRGGRAGDAAVPGAAAGSDGGMDGDERLDRGMDGATSAADPLAAYTRNLTEAARRGEIDPLIGRDAEVARAIHVLQRRRKNNPVFVGDPGVGKTAIVEGLARRIARGEVPDRLADTAIYRLDLAALMAGTRYRGDFEERLKGVIHALEAMSALRPILFIDEIHMLVGAGSASGSTMDAANLLKPALEGGMLRCIGATTWEEWRQHVERDRALVRRFQKIDVGEPSVAETERILEGLKGEYERHHGVRYARGAIALAAELAAKHLRDRRLPDKAIDLIDEAGAAAALAGRKQVGRADIERTLAAIAQVPVERVAGDERTRLAELEGQLKAVVFGQDDAIQTVVGAIKVARAGLRAPNKPVGSFLFTGPTGVGKTELAVQLAKALGIHFLRFDMSEYMERHSVARLVGAPPGYVGYDRGGLLTEAVSQHPHAVLLLDEIEKAHPDVFSVLLQVMDHGTLTDTTGKACDFRHVVLIMTSNVGARELARGTVGFGGSGGSGGTGGSGGSAGDRPATARPTSSAFGLDDAAYERAFSPEFRNRLDARVAFRALDMSVMARVVDKAVAELAAQLRARKVKVHLTDAGRDALARLGFDPAFGARPLARAVEAHVTRPLTDAVLFGELVGGGTVTIDADGDAVKLVFDGR, from the coding sequence ATGCGCATCAACGCCGACCTCGAGATCGCCCTGTCCGTCGCCCTGACCGAGGCGGCTCGCCGCGGCCACGCCTTCGCCGGCCTCGAGCACCTGTTGCTCGCGCTCCTCATCGACGATGCAACGCGCGGCGTCCTGGCGAGCGCCGGCGCGGACGTGGCGGCGCTGCGTCGCCGGGTGGACGGCTATCTCGAAGCCTCCACGGACGATGAGTTGCCCGTCGACCCCGACTTGGCGGACGAACCGCGCATGACCGTCGGCCTGCGCCGCGTCCTCTCGCGCGCCGCCGCGCACACCGAGGGCGCCGGCAAGGCGGAGCTCGGCCCGGCGGATGTCCTCGTGGCCCTCTACGATGAAGACGACAGCGAAGCGGCCGCCTGGCTGGCCGAGAGCGGCGCCACCCGGCTCGACGTCGTGTCCTTCCTGGCGCACGGCGGGCGGCGCGGCTCGGGCGGCCGGGGCGGCCGGGCCGGCGACGCCGCCGTGCCCGGTGCTGCGGCGGGATCCGACGGCGGGATGGACGGCGACGAGCGACTCGACCGCGGCATGGACGGCGCCACATCGGCCGCCGATCCGCTGGCGGCCTACACCCGCAACCTGACCGAGGCCGCCCGGCGCGGCGAGATCGACCCGCTTATCGGCCGGGACGCCGAGGTGGCGCGGGCCATTCACGTGCTCCAGCGGCGGCGCAAGAACAACCCGGTCTTCGTCGGCGACCCAGGCGTCGGCAAGACGGCCATCGTCGAGGGCCTCGCGCGCCGGATCGCCCGCGGCGAGGTGCCGGATCGGCTGGCGGACACCGCCATCTATCGCCTCGACTTGGCCGCGCTCATGGCCGGCACGCGCTACCGCGGCGACTTCGAGGAGCGCTTGAAGGGCGTGATCCATGCGCTCGAGGCGATGTCGGCGCTGCGACCGATCCTGTTCATCGACGAGATCCACATGCTCGTCGGCGCCGGCAGCGCCTCAGGGAGCACGATGGACGCGGCGAACCTCCTCAAGCCGGCGCTCGAGGGCGGCATGCTCCGCTGCATCGGCGCGACCACGTGGGAGGAGTGGCGGCAGCACGTCGAGCGCGACCGGGCGCTCGTGCGCCGCTTCCAGAAGATCGACGTCGGCGAGCCGTCGGTGGCCGAGACCGAGCGGATCCTCGAGGGCCTGAAAGGCGAGTACGAGCGCCACCACGGCGTGCGCTATGCCCGCGGCGCCATCGCGCTCGCAGCGGAGCTCGCCGCCAAGCACCTGCGCGACCGGCGCCTGCCCGACAAGGCGATCGACCTCATCGACGAGGCCGGCGCGGCGGCGGCGCTGGCCGGACGGAAGCAGGTCGGTCGCGCGGACATCGAGCGCACCCTTGCGGCCATCGCCCAAGTGCCCGTCGAGCGCGTGGCGGGCGACGAGCGGACGCGGTTGGCGGAGCTCGAGGGGCAGCTGAAGGCCGTCGTGTTCGGCCAGGACGACGCGATTCAGACCGTCGTCGGGGCCATCAAGGTGGCGCGGGCCGGACTGAGGGCACCGAACAAGCCGGTCGGCAGCTTCCTGTTCACGGGCCCGACGGGCGTCGGCAAGACCGAGCTGGCCGTGCAGCTGGCCAAGGCGCTCGGCATTCACTTCCTGCGGTTCGACATGAGCGAGTACATGGAGCGACACAGCGTCGCCCGACTTGTCGGCGCGCCCCCCGGCTACGTTGGCTACGATCGGGGCGGCCTGCTGACCGAGGCCGTGAGCCAGCACCCGCACGCCGTGCTCCTCCTCGACGAGATCGAGAAGGCGCATCCGGATGTCTTCAGCGTGCTGCTCCAAGTGATGGACCACGGCACGCTGACGGACACCACCGGCAAGGCGTGCGACTTCCGCCACGTCGTCCTGATCATGACGTCCAACGTCGGCGCCCGCGAGCTCGCCCGCGGCACGGTCGGCTTCGGGGGATCCGGGGGATCCGGGGGAACGGGTGGATCCGGTGGGTCCGCCGGCGACCGCCCCGCCACCGCTCGTCCGACGTCGAGTGCTTTCGGCCTGGACGACGCCGCCTACGAGCGTGCCTTCAGCCCCGAGTTCCGCAACCGACTGGACGCCCGCGTCGCGTTCCGCGCGCTCGACATGTCCGTCATGGCCCGCGTCGTCGACAAGGCCGTCGCCGAGCTCGCCGCGCAGCTCCGTGCCCGCAAGGTGAAGGTCCACCTCACGGACGCGGGGCGCGACGCCCTTGCCCGCCTCGGCTTCGACCCGGCCTTCGGCGCACGCCCGCTCGCCCGCGCCGTCGAGGCGCACGTCACCCGACCGCTGACGGACGCCGTGCTGTTCGGGGAGCTGGTGGGCGGGGGTACGGTGACGATCGATGCGGATGGCGATGCGGTGAAGTTGGTCTTCGACGGACGGTGA
- a CDS encoding succinylglutamate desuccinylase/aspartoacylase family protein: MLAANAPPRYPRGVRPTHPAPPRVLGCYPPTADPLAAADGPVLVAVCGAHGNEPAGVDAVREILAGLTAAQPRARGRFVAVTGNRAALARGVRYVDADLNRLWTDDAVRDLTDHGSRSAIDGSGGIQGGVEAAEQAELFATLAAITGDRDAHGSGDVHHGRVSILDLHTTSAPSAPFAIALPTVPNRRLLAGVPLPLVHGLEGRLTGTLSSWLARAGHAALSVEGGQHVEASSVRHLVHVLWLALANGGVLDRRDVAWAANAAALRTARAGRPAGVTVAYRHPVGRGDGFRMRPGLESFQRVRKGAVLAETHAGPVAAPLGGVLLFPLYQGLGDDGFFIARRIDTRWPHVAPQQEGLA; encoded by the coding sequence ATGTTGGCCGCCAACGCACCGCCGCGCTATCCTCGCGGCGTGCGCCCCACCCACCCAGCCCCCCCGCGTGTCCTCGGCTGCTACCCGCCGACCGCCGATCCGCTTGCCGCGGCCGACGGCCCCGTGCTCGTGGCGGTGTGCGGCGCGCACGGCAACGAGCCGGCGGGTGTGGACGCGGTCCGCGAAATCCTCGCCGGCCTCACGGCAGCCCAGCCGCGTGCGCGCGGCCGATTCGTGGCCGTCACGGGCAACAGGGCGGCGCTGGCCCGGGGTGTCCGCTACGTGGATGCCGACCTCAACCGACTTTGGACCGACGATGCCGTGCGCGACCTGACCGATCACGGCTCGCGGTCCGCCATCGATGGGTCCGGCGGCATCCAGGGTGGCGTGGAAGCGGCTGAGCAGGCCGAGCTGTTCGCCACCCTCGCGGCGATCACGGGCGACAGGGATGCCCATGGCAGCGGCGATGTCCACCACGGCCGGGTGTCGATCCTCGACCTCCACACGACTTCGGCGCCCAGCGCGCCGTTTGCGATCGCACTGCCCACGGTGCCGAATCGGCGGTTGTTGGCCGGGGTGCCGCTGCCGCTCGTCCACGGGCTCGAGGGCCGCCTGACCGGTACGCTCTCGTCCTGGCTGGCGCGTGCGGGCCACGCCGCGCTGTCGGTGGAGGGGGGCCAGCATGTCGAAGCGTCGAGCGTACGGCACCTCGTCCACGTGCTGTGGCTTGCCCTAGCCAACGGCGGCGTCCTCGATCGGCGGGACGTCGCGTGGGCGGCGAACGCAGCCGCGCTGCGCACGGCCCGCGCCGGCCGGCCGGCCGGCGTAACGGTGGCGTACCGCCATCCGGTGGGTCGTGGTGACGGGTTCCGGATGCGGCCGGGGTTGGAGAGCTTCCAGCGGGTGCGCAAGGGCGCGGTGCTGGCCGAGACGCATGCCGGGCCGGTCGCGGCACCGCTCGGCGGCGTGCTGCTCTTCCCGCTCTACCAGGGGCTGGGCGACGACGGGTTCTTCATCGCACGGCGGATCGATACGCGGTGGCCGCATGTCGCACCGCAACAGGAGGGGCTGGCATGA
- a CDS encoding VWA domain-containing protein, whose protein sequence is MTDFARAARRRQLRGVFGIAAAVLVAGGATLFWSDLRGGDAARRRAAAQADGPRQCDVQLTKTAAPARVVLGQTVFITLTADARCADVIRPLHVAFVVDNSIAVGGPKLGAMRNGVNAFIDTLDFTTSRAGLVVYHSVVEILSELSADPVVIKDKTAEFFPRLGSNMRMGLMAGDLILQRGRGLAVRPDVSEVIVLLAGNVDEGDPAALLAEADRIKARGVTILCIGVGGMADFDVLGQIASGPNHVYTEADNALLADDMRTIAAGIGRVRLTGAFVTDTLPADMSFVWGSDDPPARPRGADLLWNFALWPSEGLTLTYEVEPKALGRHATNVGAEVELRFDQGPPKRYPFPVPEVEVVLPPTATSTSSPTPTASPPPTPTPVILPAYLPVALRRHCTPDLRGADFIIVIDTSLSMVERTAGEPKLAWATLAASAFMDELILPADRAGVVVFNNQARLLQSLSANLGALQYALLALFNQLATGTRLDLGLQLAADELAGVTPSGYPGPVPVRYLDPERDKVIVVLTDGQTDPERTAAVAARIRGQGVTIYTIGLGDQVDGRLLERIAGSPSRYFPTADGQALADIYRQIASYRGCP, encoded by the coding sequence ATGACGGACTTCGCGCGCGCCGCAAGGCGTCGGCAACTGCGTGGCGTCTTCGGGATCGCCGCGGCCGTCCTCGTCGCCGGCGGCGCGACCCTGTTCTGGAGCGACCTCCGAGGGGGCGACGCGGCGCGACGACGGGCCGCCGCCCAGGCGGACGGGCCGCGGCAGTGCGACGTCCAGCTGACGAAGACCGCTGCCCCGGCGCGCGTCGTCCTCGGGCAGACGGTGTTCATCACGCTCACGGCCGACGCACGCTGCGCCGACGTGATCCGGCCGCTGCACGTGGCGTTCGTCGTCGACAATTCGATCGCCGTCGGCGGGCCCAAGTTGGGGGCGATGCGCAATGGCGTCAACGCGTTCATCGACACGCTCGACTTCACGACGTCGCGGGCCGGCCTCGTGGTGTACCACAGCGTCGTCGAGATCCTGTCCGAACTCTCGGCCGACCCGGTAGTGATCAAGGACAAGACCGCCGAGTTCTTCCCCCGGCTGGGCAGCAACATGCGGATGGGCCTGATGGCCGGCGACCTCATCCTTCAGCGCGGCCGCGGGCTGGCGGTGCGTCCGGATGTGAGCGAGGTCATCGTCCTCCTGGCCGGCAACGTGGACGAGGGCGATCCGGCGGCACTGCTGGCGGAAGCGGACCGGATCAAGGCGCGCGGCGTCACGATCCTGTGCATCGGCGTCGGCGGGATGGCGGACTTCGATGTGCTCGGCCAGATCGCATCCGGGCCGAACCATGTCTACACCGAGGCCGACAATGCGCTCCTGGCCGACGACATGCGCACGATCGCCGCCGGGATCGGTCGCGTACGTCTGACGGGGGCGTTCGTCACGGACACGCTGCCCGCCGACATGTCCTTCGTATGGGGCAGCGACGACCCACCGGCCCGGCCGCGCGGCGCGGATCTGCTCTGGAACTTCGCGCTCTGGCCGTCCGAGGGCCTGACGCTGACCTACGAAGTGGAGCCGAAGGCGCTCGGCCGCCACGCCACCAACGTCGGCGCCGAGGTCGAGCTGCGCTTCGACCAGGGGCCGCCCAAGCGGTATCCGTTCCCGGTCCCCGAGGTCGAGGTCGTCCTGCCGCCCACGGCGACGTCCACCTCGTCCCCGACGCCGACCGCCTCACCGCCGCCGACGCCGACCCCGGTGATCCTCCCGGCGTACCTGCCCGTGGCGCTCCGCCGCCATTGCACGCCCGACCTGCGCGGCGCGGACTTCATCATCGTCATCGACACCTCGCTGTCCATGGTCGAACGGACGGCCGGCGAGCCCAAGCTGGCATGGGCCACGCTGGCGGCGAGCGCCTTCATGGACGAGCTAATCCTGCCGGCCGATCGCGCCGGCGTCGTCGTGTTCAACAACCAGGCGCGGCTGCTGCAGTCGCTGTCCGCCAACCTCGGTGCGCTGCAGTACGCGCTCTTGGCGCTGTTCAACCAGCTGGCCACGGGCACGCGCCTCGACCTCGGGCTGCAGCTGGCGGCGGACGAGCTGGCCGGCGTCACGCCGAGCGGATATCCGGGCCCGGTGCCGGTGCGTTACCTGGACCCCGAACGCGACAAGGTGATCGTCGTCCTGACGGACGGCCAGACGGACCCTGAGCGAACGGCCGCCGTCGCCGCCCGGATCCGCGGCCAGGGCGTGACGATCTACACGATCGGCCTCGGTGACCAGGTCGACGGGCGGCTGCTCGAGCGCATCGCCGGCAGCCCGTCGCGGTACTTCCCGACGGCCGACGGGCAGGCGCTGGCCGACATCTATCGACAGATCGCTTCGTACAGGGGTTGTCCGTAA